The Nocardioides pantholopis genome window below encodes:
- a CDS encoding bifunctional riboflavin kinase/FAD synthetase, whose protein sequence is MQIWRTLDEVPSDLGRTAVVIGNFDGVHLGHRRVLSRARALADEQGLTLVAITFDPHPMAVLRPEHAPTTLTTVEARAELLGEAGADAVLAVPFDRGVAGWSPEEFVQRILVDALGAAVVVVGANFRFGSRAAGDVATLREAGERHGFTAEGIPLDGGPMVWSSTYVRTCLAAGDVAGAAQALGRPYAVRGVVVRGDQRGRGLGYPTANVPTDGMTAVPPDGVYAGWLRRLDTGERYPAAISVGTNPTFDGVRARRVESHVLDRTDLELYGVEVEVSFVHRQRGQVAFDSADALVEQMADDVRRAREILGG, encoded by the coding sequence GTGCAGATCTGGCGAACGCTCGACGAGGTGCCGTCCGACCTCGGCCGCACTGCCGTGGTCATCGGCAACTTCGACGGCGTCCACCTCGGGCACCGGCGGGTCCTGAGCCGGGCCCGGGCGCTCGCGGACGAGCAGGGCCTGACCCTGGTCGCGATCACCTTCGACCCGCACCCGATGGCGGTGCTGCGGCCCGAGCACGCGCCCACGACGCTGACCACCGTGGAGGCCCGCGCGGAGCTGCTCGGGGAGGCCGGCGCGGACGCCGTGCTCGCCGTGCCGTTCGACCGCGGGGTCGCGGGCTGGTCGCCGGAGGAGTTCGTGCAGCGGATCCTCGTCGACGCCCTCGGTGCGGCTGTCGTCGTGGTCGGCGCCAACTTCCGGTTCGGCAGTCGCGCCGCCGGCGACGTGGCGACCCTGCGGGAGGCGGGGGAGCGGCACGGCTTCACCGCCGAGGGCATCCCGCTGGACGGCGGGCCGATGGTCTGGTCCTCCACCTACGTGCGCACCTGCCTGGCCGCGGGCGACGTCGCGGGCGCCGCCCAGGCCCTCGGGCGCCCGTACGCCGTGCGCGGCGTCGTGGTCCGCGGTGACCAGCGCGGCCGCGGGCTCGGCTACCCGACTGCCAACGTGCCCACCGACGGCATGACAGCCGTCCCGCCGGACGGTGTCTACGCGGGCTGGCTGCGTCGGCTGGACACCGGGGAGCGGTACCCGGCCGCGATCAGCGTCGGCACCAACCCCACCTTCGACGGCGTCCGCGCCCGGCGGGTGGAGAGCCACGTCTTGGACCGCACCGACCTGGAGCTGTACGGCGTCGAGGTGGAGGTCTCGTTCGTGCACAGGCAGCGTGGCCAGGTGGCGTTCGACTCCGCCGACGCGCTGGTCGAGCAGATGGCCGACGACGTGCGCCGCGCCCGCGAGATCCTCGGCGGCTGA
- a CDS encoding HPr family phosphocarrier protein, producing the protein MPTRSALVGSAVGLHARPAAIISEAVRELGAEVRIGLPGAPPVDAASALLILTLGAGPGSTVEISGADQGAVDRIATLVERDLDG; encoded by the coding sequence GTGCCCACCCGGTCCGCACTGGTCGGCTCGGCAGTCGGCCTGCACGCCCGGCCCGCGGCGATCATCTCCGAGGCCGTCCGCGAGCTCGGGGCCGAGGTGCGCATCGGACTGCCGGGCGCCCCGCCGGTGGACGCGGCCTCGGCGCTGCTGATCCTGACCCTGGGCGCCGGCCCGGGCAGCACCGTGGAGATCTCGGGGGCCGACCAGGGGGCCGTGGACCGGATCGCCACGCTGGTCGAGCGGGATCTCGACGGCTAG
- a CDS encoding putative PEP-binding protein, producing MTDTTASPSVLTGIPVVPGVARGPVLLAGSSGRAEVSAEALAAYGDGGHRDVPAALAAYDAAAAGVAADLSGRAERATGAAAEVLRAGAVLATDPALREAVRARLRAGAPVLPSVSGAVGELAEALTARGGPTAERVADLRDIERRVVARLVGAPEPAAPRPSGPVVLVADDLAPSDTTGLDPDLVVGLVLERGGPTGHTAIVARQLGIACLVGVAGATRIPAGTPVLLDATAGVVLVAPGEDEQRRADSGRPAAAAWTGPGRTADGTPVPLLASVSDAASAARAAREPVEGVGLFRTELCLAGHRVEPTVAEQAVMYAEVLGPFRGRRVVVRTLDAAPDKPVAYPPGAEHVDPALGVRGLRRSLVDPGPLERQLDAVAAAAARTGTEAWVLAPMVATVAEAAWFATAVRRRGLSPGVMVEVPAAALLADRMLEVVDFLSIGTNDLAQYAMAADRNAPDLAHLCDPWQPAVLRLVAMATAAGRRAGKPVGVCGEAAADPLLACVLVGLGATSLSLAAPAARSVGARLAAVDLDACASAAAVALTAADPAAARAAAARALDTAAGSS from the coding sequence ATGACCGACACCACCGCGTCACCGTCGGTCCTCACCGGCATCCCGGTCGTGCCAGGCGTCGCGCGCGGCCCCGTGCTGCTCGCCGGCTCCTCGGGCCGGGCCGAGGTGTCGGCCGAGGCGCTGGCGGCGTACGGCGACGGCGGCCACCGGGACGTCCCCGCGGCCCTCGCGGCGTACGACGCGGCGGCGGCCGGCGTGGCCGCCGACCTGTCCGGCCGGGCGGAGCGTGCCACCGGGGCGGCCGCCGAGGTGCTGCGGGCGGGGGCGGTCCTCGCCACGGACCCGGCCCTGCGGGAGGCGGTCCGGGCCCGGCTGCGCGCCGGCGCCCCGGTGCTGCCCTCGGTCTCGGGCGCGGTCGGCGAGCTCGCCGAGGCGCTCACCGCACGCGGGGGACCGACGGCGGAGCGGGTCGCGGACCTGCGCGACATCGAGCGGCGGGTGGTGGCCCGGCTCGTCGGCGCCCCCGAGCCGGCGGCGCCGCGTCCGTCCGGGCCGGTGGTCCTGGTCGCCGACGACCTCGCGCCCTCGGACACCACCGGGCTCGACCCGGACCTGGTGGTGGGGCTGGTCCTGGAGCGCGGCGGCCCGACCGGGCACACCGCGATCGTGGCCCGGCAGCTCGGCATCGCGTGCCTGGTCGGCGTCGCCGGGGCCACCCGCATCCCAGCGGGCACCCCGGTCCTCCTCGACGCGACGGCGGGCGTCGTCCTGGTCGCCCCCGGCGAGGACGAGCAGCGGCGGGCGGACTCCGGCCGGCCGGCCGCGGCGGCGTGGACCGGTCCCGGCCGGACCGCGGACGGGACGCCGGTGCCGCTCCTGGCGAGCGTCTCCGACGCCGCGTCCGCGGCCCGGGCGGCGCGGGAGCCGGTCGAGGGCGTCGGGCTGTTCCGCACCGAGCTGTGCCTGGCCGGGCACCGGGTCGAGCCGACAGTCGCCGAGCAGGCCGTGATGTACGCCGAGGTGCTCGGACCGTTCCGCGGCCGGCGGGTGGTCGTCCGCACCCTCGACGCGGCGCCGGACAAGCCGGTCGCGTACCCGCCGGGCGCCGAGCACGTCGACCCGGCCCTCGGGGTGCGCGGGCTGCGCCGGTCCCTGGTGGACCCGGGGCCGCTGGAGCGGCAGCTCGACGCGGTGGCCGCCGCGGCGGCCAGGACCGGGACCGAGGCGTGGGTGCTGGCCCCGATGGTGGCGACGGTCGCGGAGGCGGCCTGGTTCGCGACGGCCGTCCGCCGTCGCGGCCTGAGCCCCGGGGTGATGGTCGAGGTGCCGGCGGCTGCCCTCCTGGCCGACCGGATGCTCGAGGTCGTCGACTTCCTCTCGATCGGCACCAACGACCTGGCCCAGTACGCGATGGCGGCCGACCGCAACGCGCCGGACCTCGCGCACCTGTGTGACCCCTGGCAGCCGGCGGTGCTCCGGCTGGTTGCGATGGCGACAGCGGCCGGCCGCCGGGCGGGCAAGCCCGTCGGGGTCTGCGGCGAGGCGGCCGCCGACCCGCTCCTCGCCTGCGTGCTGGTGGGTCTGGGTGCGACGTCGCTGTCGCTCGCCGCCCCCGCCGCCCGGTCCGTCGGCGCCCGGCTGGCCGCGGTGGACCTGGACGCCTGCGCGTCCGCGGCCGCCGTCGCGCTCACCGCCGCCGATCCTGCCGCCGCCCGGGCCGCGGCGGCGCGGGCGCTCGACACGGCAGCCGGGTCTTCCTAA